A window of the Acidimicrobiales bacterium genome harbors these coding sequences:
- a CDS encoding FAD-dependent oxidoreductase, whose translation MSPIVQEQGENGRTGVSRRALLGGMAAAGAGLALRPAPAVAAASPTGVQSTAAPSGSRRADVVVVGAGIAGLVAARTLRAKGLSVVVLEARDRVGGRTLNQDLGANGFPGRVVEMGGQFVGPLPNEPATATLPTQAAYWPQARIFGLAAELGIGTFKTYNNGDYLNYLHGVGATRYSSSTRIPPDPGTANAGLAIGLLNQMARGVDPAAPWSSAQASEWDGETVESWMRRTLLPPASPDASTNHLVTLAVEEVLSVEPREISLLWLLNYIASAGTLDNLVDTADGAQDSRFVGGSQAISNAMAAQLGDSLVLNAPVRALDHAGATVTARGDGFSATGRRAILALPPALAGRVAYDPPLSDLSPDGFLRDQLTQRFPMASILKVNVIYPRPFWRDQGLAGQVTSDSGTVRATFDNTPHPDPQTSQVSPGA comes from the coding sequence ATGAGTCCGATCGTTCAGGAACAAGGCGAGAACGGCCGTACGGGTGTGTCCCGGCGCGCCCTGCTCGGGGGCATGGCGGCGGCCGGCGCCGGGCTCGCCCTCCGCCCGGCTCCCGCCGTGGCCGCTGCGAGCCCTACCGGCGTCCAGTCGACCGCGGCGCCCTCGGGCAGCCGTCGCGCTGACGTCGTCGTCGTCGGCGCTGGGATCGCCGGCCTGGTCGCGGCCCGGACCCTGCGGGCCAAAGGGCTCTCGGTCGTCGTGCTCGAGGCCCGCGACCGCGTAGGTGGTCGCACGCTCAACCAGGATCTCGGTGCCAACGGCTTCCCGGGCCGGGTCGTCGAGATGGGCGGGCAGTTCGTCGGACCCCTCCCGAACGAGCCGGCCACCGCCACCTTGCCGACCCAGGCTGCCTACTGGCCGCAGGCGCGCATCTTCGGCCTCGCCGCGGAGCTAGGCATCGGCACCTTCAAGACCTACAACAACGGCGACTACCTCAACTATCTGCACGGTGTCGGGGCCACGCGCTACAGCAGCTCCACCCGCATTCCGCCCGATCCCGGCACTGCCAACGCCGGGCTGGCGATCGGGCTGCTCAACCAGATGGCGCGAGGCGTCGATCCCGCTGCCCCGTGGAGCTCGGCCCAGGCCAGCGAATGGGACGGCGAGACGGTGGAGTCCTGGATGCGCCGCACCCTGCTGCCGCCGGCGTCGCCCGACGCGTCCACCAACCACCTGGTGACCCTGGCCGTCGAGGAGGTGCTCTCGGTCGAGCCGCGGGAGATCTCGCTGCTGTGGCTGCTCAACTACATCGCGTCGGCGGGCACGCTGGACAACCTCGTCGACACTGCCGACGGTGCCCAGGACAGCCGCTTCGTGGGGGGATCCCAGGCCATCTCGAACGCCATGGCTGCACAGCTCGGCGACAGCCTCGTTCTGAACGCCCCCGTTCGGGCGCTCGACCATGCGGGCGCGACGGTGACGGCGAGAGGCGACGGCTTCAGCGCGACCGGGCGCCGCGCCATCCTGGCCCTCCCGCCGGCGCTGGCCGGCCGCGTGGCCTACGACCCGCCACTCTCCGACCTGAGCCCGGACGGCTTCCTGCGGGATCAGCTCACCCAGCGGTTCCCGATGGCCAGCATCCTCAAGGTGAACGTCATCTATCCCCGGCCCTTCTGGCGTGACCAGGGCCTGGCGGGTCAGGTCACGAGCGACAGCGGGACCGTCCGGGCCACCTTCGACAACACGCCGCACCCCGATCCCCAGACGTCACAGGTCAGCCCGGGTGCC
- a CDS encoding SpoIIE family protein phosphatase produces the protein MTGEASPHAALADAIGAGSPAALDALFRDLPVGLMIFDTDLRFARVNDALLAMDGGTSGERCGRTVREVHPDLASGVDRSLRRVLETGQPIFGERVEGELRPDHGRARVWRMSYVPIDTSDGARCGVGAIAEDITELELTERAARRDRERLELLSAVTAEVNAALDPGAKLQALADVVVPAIADICAVFLLPAAPGYDDGLEVTAEPAAFAATLDLRAARPEPDVSIRFPGDDPVARAARRRTPAMHRLGAESAPGWTQALRPRTWPAEERPHTIVGVPVIAGGDVVAVVLFIACGERPAYSSDDLRTMDQLSARANVAVEHGLRFHQSQEIAITLQRSMLPRADVTSVDELEVSARYVPATDHAEIGGDWYDVIRPRSGGVGLVMGDVMGRGVHAAAVMGQIRTAVRAYAKLGLSPGELLRALDELMIDVGESQIATCIYAVLDPATRHLRFANAGHMPPLVARAGGVTSSLEADQGPPLGTGVGGYQEHVWSLPEEAILALYTDGLVESPGHDLDDGIGALAGVLSGDSTSLDRLCDEAIESMAKVVGGDDDTALLLVRRRPPPAV, from the coding sequence ATGACCGGCGAGGCGTCACCCCACGCCGCCCTCGCTGACGCCATTGGCGCGGGCTCGCCCGCGGCGCTGGACGCGCTGTTCCGCGACCTTCCTGTCGGGCTCATGATCTTCGACACCGACCTGCGCTTCGCCCGGGTCAACGACGCCCTGCTGGCGATGGACGGCGGCACCTCAGGTGAGCGGTGCGGCCGAACGGTCCGCGAGGTGCACCCGGACCTGGCGTCCGGAGTTGATCGATCGCTGCGCCGGGTGCTCGAGACCGGTCAGCCGATCTTCGGCGAGCGCGTCGAGGGCGAGCTCCGGCCCGATCACGGTCGGGCGCGGGTGTGGCGGATGAGCTATGTCCCCATCGACACTTCCGACGGCGCCAGGTGCGGTGTGGGAGCGATCGCCGAGGACATCACCGAGCTGGAGCTGACCGAGCGCGCCGCCCGCCGGGATCGCGAGCGGCTGGAGCTGCTGTCCGCCGTCACGGCCGAGGTGAACGCGGCGTTGGACCCTGGGGCCAAGCTGCAAGCCCTGGCCGATGTCGTCGTGCCCGCCATCGCCGACATCTGCGCCGTGTTCCTGCTGCCAGCGGCGCCTGGTTACGACGACGGACTGGAGGTGACGGCCGAGCCGGCGGCGTTCGCCGCGACCCTCGACCTCCGGGCTGCTCGTCCCGAGCCCGATGTGAGCATCCGGTTCCCAGGAGATGATCCGGTCGCCAGGGCGGCGCGCCGTCGCACCCCGGCGATGCACCGGCTCGGAGCGGAATCGGCACCGGGATGGACGCAGGCGCTGCGCCCGCGTACGTGGCCCGCAGAGGAGCGGCCGCACACCATCGTCGGTGTGCCGGTGATCGCCGGCGGTGACGTCGTCGCCGTCGTTCTCTTCATCGCATGCGGCGAGCGACCGGCCTACAGCAGCGACGACCTGCGCACGATGGACCAGCTGTCGGCTCGGGCCAACGTCGCCGTCGAGCACGGGCTCCGGTTCCACCAGTCGCAGGAGATCGCCATCACGCTCCAACGCAGCATGCTGCCGCGGGCCGACGTGACGTCGGTTGACGAGTTGGAGGTCTCCGCCCGTTACGTACCGGCGACCGACCACGCCGAGATCGGTGGTGACTGGTACGACGTCATCCGGCCGCGTTCGGGAGGCGTCGGGCTGGTGATGGGCGACGTGATGGGTCGGGGCGTGCACGCCGCCGCCGTCATGGGCCAGATCCGCACGGCCGTACGGGCCTACGCCAAGCTGGGACTGTCGCCCGGCGAGCTGTTGCGGGCGCTGGACGAGCTGATGATCGACGTCGGAGAATCCCAGATCGCCACCTGCATCTACGCAGTGCTCGATCCGGCCACCCGCCACCTTCGGTTCGCCAACGCGGGACACATGCCGCCGCTGGTCGCTCGCGCCGGCGGGGTGACGAGCAGCCTCGAGGCCGATCAGGGGCCGCCGCTCGGAACTGGCGTCGGCGGCTACCAGGAGCACGTGTGGTCCCTGCCCGAAGAGGCCATCCTGGCGCTCTACACCGACGGGCTGGTCGAGTCCCCCGGCCACGACCTCGACGACGGGATCGGGGCACTTGCCGGCGTGCTCAGCGGCGACAGCACGTCGCTCGACCGACTGTGTGACGAGGCCATCGAGTCCATGGCGAAGGTTGTGGGCGGTGACGACGACACCGCCCTCCTGCTGGTGCGACGAAGACCGCCGCCCGCTGTCTGA
- a CDS encoding NYN domain-containing protein, with product MDRIVVDGMNVIGSRPTGWWRDRPAAARDLFGRLQRLAAATGDDVTLVLDGRPQPDLPEGAHPGVRVLYARRSGPDAADERILELLAEEPEPGSLRVFTSDRVLRAEVQRLGAVVDGASTLLARLDQLAG from the coding sequence ATGGACCGGATCGTCGTCGACGGCATGAACGTGATCGGCTCCCGACCTACGGGCTGGTGGCGCGACCGGCCGGCCGCAGCGCGGGACCTCTTCGGCCGCCTGCAACGCCTGGCTGCCGCCACCGGCGACGACGTGACGCTGGTGCTCGACGGGCGACCACAGCCCGACCTGCCCGAGGGCGCCCACCCCGGGGTGCGGGTCCTCTACGCCCGGCGGTCGGGCCCCGACGCCGCCGACGAGCGAATCCTCGAGCTCCTGGCCGAGGAGCCCGAACCCGGGTCGCTGCGGGTGTTCACCTCGGACCGCGTCCTCCGCGCCGAGGTACAGCGGCTCGGAGCGGTCGTGGATGGGGCGTCGACCCTTCTCGCACGCCTCGACCAGCTAGCCGGGTGA